From the genome of Carnobacterium viridans:
TTTTTTGGTCACGCATACGAGATGCAGCTTCTTCTAATAAATCATCTGCATGAATCGTAAGCACTTTTTTTTGCATGATGTCGCCAACTTTAGTTTTAGTCAGTAAGTAATTCATTTCATGAATACTCAAACTTGTTGCTGTAGAAGGAGAATTTTCTTGGATGATTTCTTGTGTAATCAAACCAATCATTTGTCCATTTTTTACTACAGGCAATCGATGAAAGTCATTTTCTTTCATCATATCAAGCGCTTCTAAGACTTTTGTTTCTTGCGAAACGGTCACAACAGCTGATGTCATATAACTTTTTACGTCCATTTCCTAACCTCCCAAATAAGCTTTTTGTACTTCATCACTCGCTAACAACTCTTTACCGGTACCCGTTTGTACAACTTTACCAGTCTCTAAAACGTACCCTCGATGAGCAATTTCTAGAGCAACTTTTGCATTTTGTTCAATCAATAAAACCGTTGTGCCTTGGTTATTGATCATTTGAATAATATTAAAAATTTCTTTAATGAAAAGAGGTGCTAATCCCATTGAAGGTTCATCCAACAACAATAATTTTGGTCTAGACATTAATGCGCGTCCCATGGCAACCATTTGTTGTTCCCCACCTGATAAAGTTGCTGTGTCTTGCTTTTTACGTTCTTCTAAGACTGGAAAACGATCGAACACCATTTTCAAATCTTTTTGGATCTCACTTTTATCTTTTCTAAGAAAGGCTCCCATCTCTAGGTTTTCCATAACAGTCATCCCTTTAAAGACATGCCTTCCTTCTGGAACTTGGGAGATACCCAATTGAACGATCTTGCGCGTTGAGTCTTTTTGTATCGGACGATCGTTGAATAAAATTTCACCTGATTTGGGACGATGCAAACCAGAAATAGCTTTTAAAACCGTTGATTTTCCAGCACCGTTAGCACCGATTAAAGAAACGATTTCTCCTTCTTGGACGTCAAAATTAATTTCTTTAGTGGCTTGGATCACACCATAATAAACGGATAAATCTTTTACTTTTAACATGTCTATTCACCACCTAAATAAGCTTTGATAACTGCTTCATTGTTTTTGATTTCCTCAGGTGTTCCATGAGCAATCATTCTGCCGTATTCTAATACATAAATGCGTTCGCATACATCCATTACTAAAGACATATCATGTTCAATTAATAAAATCGTAATTTTGAATTCTTTTTGGATTTGTCGAATCAGTGCTGTCAAATTAGCCGTTTCTTGCGGATTCATTCCAGCAGCTGGTTCATCTAAAAATAAAATCTTTGGTTTAGTAGCTAATGCTCGAACAATTTCTAATCTTCGTTGTTCTCCATAAGGTAAATTTTTCGCCAATTCCTCTGTTTTTGTTTCTAAATTAAACAAGGCTAACAGTTCAAGAGCTTCTTCACGCAATTTTTTTTCTGACTGATAATACGCTGGCGTTCTAAGGATACTAGCTAACGTTCCGACTTTATTTTTTTCGTGCATGCCAATCAAAACATTGTCTAATACAGATAAATCTTTAAACAATCGAATATTTTGAAACGTTCTGCCCAATCCCAAAGATGTGATCGTGTATGTTTTTCGTTTGATCAACGAGGTTTTCTTACCTTCTACTTCTAGATCAATCACGCCTTCAGTTGGCTCGTAAACCCCTGTCAACAAATTAAATAACGTTGTTTTTCCGGCACCATTTGGACCAATCAAGCCAACTAATTCGTTGTCCTCTAATTCCATATTTACCATAGAGACAGCAGATAGCCCACCGAAATTTTTGGTTAGTTGTTTCACTTCTAGTAAACTCATTCTGCTCACCCTTTTTTCATAGAAGATTTTTTATTCTTACGGTCTAGTAGTTTTGAAATCGTAAATTCATTTGTTCCTAACAATCCTGAAGGTTTAAATACCATAATGGCCACTAGTG
Proteins encoded in this window:
- a CDS encoding ABC transporter ATP-binding protein gives rise to the protein MDMLKVKDLSVYYGVIQATKEINFDVQEGEIVSLIGANGAGKSTVLKAISGLHRPKSGEILFNDRPIQKDSTRKIVQLGISQVPEGRHVFKGMTVMENLEMGAFLRKDKSEIQKDLKMVFDRFPVLEERKKQDTATLSGGEQQMVAMGRALMSRPKLLLLDEPSMGLAPLFIKEIFNIIQMINNQGTTVLLIEQNAKVALEIAHRGYVLETGKVVQTGTGKELLASDEVQKAYLGG
- a CDS encoding ABC transporter ATP-binding protein, coding for MSLLEVKQLTKNFGGLSAVSMVNMELEDNELVGLIGPNGAGKTTLFNLLTGVYEPTEGVIDLEVEGKKTSLIKRKTYTITSLGLGRTFQNIRLFKDLSVLDNVLIGMHEKNKVGTLASILRTPAYYQSEKKLREEALELLALFNLETKTEELAKNLPYGEQRRLEIVRALATKPKILFLDEPAAGMNPQETANLTALIRQIQKEFKITILLIEHDMSLVMDVCERIYVLEYGRMIAHGTPEEIKNNEAVIKAYLGGE